A stretch of the Papaver somniferum cultivar HN1 chromosome 6, ASM357369v1, whole genome shotgun sequence genome encodes the following:
- the LOC113286042 gene encoding uncharacterized protein LOC113286042 isoform X2 — MSRINEQIGLLPKHIKYLSTSLFVFGIFHQFRKLVWNYLLVRAMMADSRFKLNDVLRTTANGKSVTGKFVKAGWLDVTLETEMGGLISIPNGKLLELENLSAQEYQRLSIELGVNLLHSIKVHKEIKTYLDNLDVDKTEKGKQSQVLLKKYDGEKKLMVLLISCLIKKANYYEINTDIHSRLVQVISACEVDQYLLQFKIQIMMIEFGIS; from the exons ATGTCTAGGATTAATGAACAAATAGGATTATTACCAAAGCACATCAAGTATTTGTCAACATCTCTATTCGTCTTTGGTATATTTCACCAATTTCGAAAACTTGTTTGGAACTACCTTCTTGTAAGGGCTATGATGGCAGACAGTCGTTTTAAACTAAACGATGTGCTCAGGACAACTGCTAATGGTAAATCAGTTACTGGTAAATTCGTCAAAGCTGGTTGGTTGGATGTCACTTTGGAAACTGAAATGGGTGGTTTGATAAGTATCCCTAATGGCAAGTTACTTGAACTTGAGAATCTGAGTGCACAAGAGTATCAAAGGCTAAGTATAGAGTTGGGAGTGAACTTGCTCCACTCTATCAAGGTTCACAAGGAAATCAAAACCTACTTGGACAATCTTGATGTTGATAAGACGGAGAAAGGCAAACAATCACAAGTTCTGTTGAAGAAGTATGATGGCGAGAAGAAACTGATGGTG TTGCTTATTTCTTGCTTAATCAAGAAGGCAAATTACTATGAGATCAAT ACCGACATCCATTCGAGGCTTGTACAAGTTATCAGTGCATGCGAAGTTGATCAAT
- the LOC113286042 gene encoding uncharacterized protein LOC113286042 isoform X1, which translates to MSRINEQIGLLPKHIKYLSTSLFVFGIFHQFRKLVWNYLLVRAMMADSRFKLNDVLRTTANGKSVTGKFVKAGWLDVTLETEMGGLISIPNGKLLELENLSAQEYQRLSIELGVNLLHSIKVHKEIKTYLDNLDVDKTEKGKQSQVLLKKYDGEKKLMVLLISCLIKKANYYEINTDIHSRLVQVISACEVDQYRPFTLLRDLLQFKIQIMMIEFGIS; encoded by the exons ATGTCTAGGATTAATGAACAAATAGGATTATTACCAAAGCACATCAAGTATTTGTCAACATCTCTATTCGTCTTTGGTATATTTCACCAATTTCGAAAACTTGTTTGGAACTACCTTCTTGTAAGGGCTATGATGGCAGACAGTCGTTTTAAACTAAACGATGTGCTCAGGACAACTGCTAATGGTAAATCAGTTACTGGTAAATTCGTCAAAGCTGGTTGGTTGGATGTCACTTTGGAAACTGAAATGGGTGGTTTGATAAGTATCCCTAATGGCAAGTTACTTGAACTTGAGAATCTGAGTGCACAAGAGTATCAAAGGCTAAGTATAGAGTTGGGAGTGAACTTGCTCCACTCTATCAAGGTTCACAAGGAAATCAAAACCTACTTGGACAATCTTGATGTTGATAAGACGGAGAAAGGCAAACAATCACAAGTTCTGTTGAAGAAGTATGATGGCGAGAAGAAACTGATGGTG TTGCTTATTTCTTGCTTAATCAAGAAGGCAAATTACTATGAGATCAAT ACCGACATCCATTCGAGGCTTGTACAAGTTATCAGTGCATGCGAAGTTGATCAAT ACCGACCATTCACCCTTCTAAGAG
- the LOC113286042 gene encoding uncharacterized protein LOC113286042 isoform X3: MSRINEQIGLLPKHIKYLSTSLFVFGIFHQFRKLVWNYLLVRAMMADSRFKLNDVLRTTANGKSVTGKFVKAGWLDVTLETEMGGLISIPNGKLLELENLSAQEYQRLSIELGVNLLHSIKVHKEIKTYLDNLDVDKTEKGKQSQVLLKKYDGEKKLMVLLISCLIKKANYYEINICCSSKYK; the protein is encoded by the exons ATGTCTAGGATTAATGAACAAATAGGATTATTACCAAAGCACATCAAGTATTTGTCAACATCTCTATTCGTCTTTGGTATATTTCACCAATTTCGAAAACTTGTTTGGAACTACCTTCTTGTAAGGGCTATGATGGCAGACAGTCGTTTTAAACTAAACGATGTGCTCAGGACAACTGCTAATGGTAAATCAGTTACTGGTAAATTCGTCAAAGCTGGTTGGTTGGATGTCACTTTGGAAACTGAAATGGGTGGTTTGATAAGTATCCCTAATGGCAAGTTACTTGAACTTGAGAATCTGAGTGCACAAGAGTATCAAAGGCTAAGTATAGAGTTGGGAGTGAACTTGCTCCACTCTATCAAGGTTCACAAGGAAATCAAAACCTACTTGGACAATCTTGATGTTGATAAGACGGAGAAAGGCAAACAATCACAAGTTCTGTTGAAGAAGTATGATGGCGAGAAGAAACTGATGGTG TTGCTTATTTCTTGCTTAATCAAGAAGGCAAATTACTATGAGATCAAT